CTCGCGGCGGCGTGCCGTCTCGGCGAGAGCCTCCCGCATCGAATCCGTCATCTTATCGGCATACAGCACCACATGCGAGTCCGAGTTCCTGGCCGCCCGGCCGATGATCTGGATAAGACTCCGGGCATCCCGCAGGAACCCCTCCTTATCCGCATCCAGAATACCGATGAACCCGATCTCCGGGATATCCAGTCCCTCTCTCAACAGATTGATGCCGACCAGAACATCGAAGACCCCGAGCCGAAGCTGCCGGATAAGCTCGGTCCGCTCCAGCGTCTGGATCTCCGAATGCAGATACCGGGTCTTGATCCCCTGCCCCGCAAGATACTCAGTCAGCTCCTCGGCGAGTTTCTTGGTGAGCGTCGTTACAAGAGCACGGTCGCCCCGCCCGATAACGGCGCTGATCTCTTTTTGCAGATCATCCGTCTGGCCCGCAATAGGTCTCACCTCGACCGTCGGATCAACGAGACCCGTCGGACGAATGATCTGCTCAACGATCTGCGCCGAATGCTTGCGTTCGTAATCACCCGGCGTCGCCGAAACGAAAATCACCTGCCGGAGATACTTCTCGAACTCGTGGAACTTCAGCGGCCGGTTGTCGAACGCGCTCGGCAGACGAAAACCGTACTCGACAAGGGAGAGCTTTCGGGAATGATCGCCGTTGTACATCCCCCGAACCTGCGGGAGAGACTGATGACTCTCGTCGATCACCATCAGAAAATCGTCCGGGAAGTAGTCCAGCAGACAATACGGCTTCTCTCCAGCCGCACGCCGGTCGAAGTGCCGCGAGTAGTTCTCGATTCCCTTGCAGGAACCGGTCTCTTCGATCATCTCCAGATCGTACTGAGTCCTTTGGCGCAGCCGATGCGCCGCAAGATCGTCCAGACGGTTCTCGGCAAGCACCTCTTCCAGTTCTGCCCGGATCGAATCAATAGCCGCCTGCTTTTCCGACTCCGGTGTGACGAAGTGGCGGGCTGGATAGATGAAGAAGTACTCCATCCGTTCCTTTTCCTTTCCGGTGTTCTTATCGATCTCGCTTATCCGGTCGATCGTGTCGCCGAACAGTTCGATTCTGATGATGTCGTTGAAGTAACCCGGGATCAGATCGATCGTATCGCCTTTCACACGGAATCTGCCCGGCATCAGCTCCGTATCATTTCTCTCGAAAAGGATAGAAAGCAGCCGTTCGAGAAGCTCGCGGCGGGTGATAGTCTGCCCTCTCCTGATCTCGAACCCGAGGTTCTGGAAGTTTTCCGGATTGCCGAGACCGTAGATGCAGGAGACCGACGCGACCACGATCGTGTCCCGGTGCGAGAGGATCGACGCGGTCGCAGCAAGACGCATCATCTCGATCTTCGGATTGATGGAAGCGTCCTTTTCTATATACTGATCCTTTTTTGCGATGTAGCTCTCCGGCTGATAGTAGTCATAGTAGGAGATGAAGTACTCGACGTGATTATTTGGAAAAAAATCCTTGAACTCGTTGTAGAGCTGGGCGGCAAGGGTTTTGTTGTGGGCCAGAACGAGGGTCGGACGCTGGACGTTCTGGATGACGTTTGCGATCGTAAACGTCTTGCCCGAACCGGTGACCCCGAGAAGCGTCTGAAACTGCTCGCCGTCGAGAAGACCGTTGGTCAGTTCTTCGATCGCTTCCGGCTGGGATCCTTTCGGCGAATAGGAGGATTGAAGCGAGAACTGATCAGGCATATTCAGAAATCATCGAAGTCTACGTCGTCCTCTTCTGGGAGATGGAACGCCGTGTCGTAGACCTCGGAGAGGTATCTGATGAAAAAGACCATGATCGGGATCATGACAAAGAGATACACGCCGATCAGGATCACGATCGCGACGCCGTTGTAGGCAAAGATCTGGGCAAGCAGGATCAGGATGAACGTGACCAGAAGGAAGAGGATGCTCATGATCACAAGCGAAAGGATGTAGTCGTACCATCCGATCTTTTTAATGATATCGGCGATCCCGCGTATATGGGTCGCTTCTGCAAGCGAGCCGGAGCGTGTCAGTTGGACGAGTCCTACAAATGCAAACAGCGAGACCAGAATGATCGTGATGAACTCGATGGCCACATACGACATGGTAATGAGGACCGTCAGGATACCTTCCAGTGCCATGACATCTATCGTGAGATACAGCCCGGCGTTCGGGAACAGATAATAAAAGATCATCGCATAGATGAGGGAGATGACGATGATCGGTATTGCGTAATAAAGGATAACGAAGTTGATCCGCCAGCCGCTGAAAAACAGTCCCCAGAGATTCGTATGGTCGGGCATCTCGGGACCATCGCTTTTTGCGATCCGGTAGCAGTATCCCTGGATCAGCGGGACGAAGAAGACGCAGCACAGACTCAAGACAACGGCAAAATACTGCAGAAGACCGGACAGGCTCGAAGCCGTGAATCCGTAGTTGTCGTTGACGAACACGTTCACCAGTACCGGCAGAACGGCAAGCTGGAGGATAAGAGAGGATACAGCCAGACACGCAAGGATCGGAATGACAAAATACAGAAAAAGAACGATCCAGCGTGGAAGCTGTTTCAGGCTGAAGAATGCCTCTTTGGTATAGGTATAAGCTCCTGATATAATGTCTGCGTGTTCCATGGGTGCTTTCCTTACGTAATTACTATTGTTGGACTCTGGTATTAATTGTTGGTTATGGCTCCGTAATTACACGGCATGCCATAAGAATTTCTCTGACCGGAGACCTTTTTTCTTCTGGCCGGCGGGTGTTTCTGCAAGATCGTCGACGATGCTTCGAAGAAGCGAGCTGCCGGAGTCAGCTTCATGAACGAGCCATGCCTCGACTGTGAGGGGAATTACATCGCCGTATGAGCCGTGATGGGACTGGATGATGTGTCTGAGCTGGAGAAGCTGTTCATCGGAGATGAGGTTTTTGTACTCGTCGATGTACATGATCCCCATCGTGATATGCTCGATGAGGTTGTAGGTGTCGTTTGGAACATAGCCGTAGCCGACTTTGTCGAAACAGAAGATCTTGCCGATGTCGTGGAGAACGGCGCCGGCGATGACCATGTCCCGTTTTATATCGGTCCTGGGCATGATATCGACAAGCGAAAGAGCGATTTTTACGGTTTCGAGAGAGTGTTCGCATAGACCTCCGGTATATTCGTGGTGACGGCGGATCGCTGCCGGACATCCGTAGAACCGCGCATCGAGACAGCAGGCAACAAAGAGTTTAAGGTCCGTGTTTC
The sequence above is a segment of the uncultured Methanocorpusculum sp. genome. Coding sequences within it:
- a CDS encoding DUF4013 domain-containing protein yields the protein MEHADIISGAYTYTKEAFFSLKQLPRWIVLFLYFVIPILACLAVSSLILQLAVLPVLVNVFVNDNYGFTASSLSGLLQYFAVVLSLCCVFFVPLIQGYCYRIAKSDGPEMPDHTNLWGLFFSGWRINFVILYYAIPIIVISLIYAMIFYYLFPNAGLYLTIDVMALEGILTVLITMSYVAIEFITIILVSLFAFVGLVQLTRSGSLAEATHIRGIADIIKKIGWYDYILSLVIMSILFLLVTFILILLAQIFAYNGVAIVILIGVYLFVMIPIMVFFIRYLSEVYDTAFHLPEEDDVDFDDF
- a CDS encoding HD domain-containing protein: MEKTQFVENIVESTPVNSLFLIKRADLRSKRGEQFAHLTLADKTGLIEAKFYGEKAVEIPRIVQTGRFYKITGKGRVNQNGEIHVFSDSAETLKDIAAGPIELMPGQESAFVYTPADLDANAREIQKIIATIRNTDLKLFVACCLDARFYGCPAAIRRHHEYTGGLCEHSLETVKIALSLVDIMPRTDIKRDMVIAGAVLHDIGKIFCFDKVGYGYVPNDTYNLIEHITMGIMYIDEYKNLISDEQLLQLRHIIQSHHGSYGDVIPLTVEAWLVHEADSGSSLLRSIVDDLAETPAGQKKKGLRSEKFLWHAV
- the uvrB gene encoding excinuclease ABC subunit UvrB, with protein sequence MPDQFSLQSSYSPKGSQPEAIEELTNGLLDGEQFQTLLGVTGSGKTFTIANVIQNVQRPTLVLAHNKTLAAQLYNEFKDFFPNNHVEYFISYYDYYQPESYIAKKDQYIEKDASINPKIEMMRLAATASILSHRDTIVVASVSCIYGLGNPENFQNLGFEIRRGQTITRRELLERLLSILFERNDTELMPGRFRVKGDTIDLIPGYFNDIIRIELFGDTIDRISEIDKNTGKEKERMEYFFIYPARHFVTPESEKQAAIDSIRAELEEVLAENRLDDLAAHRLRQRTQYDLEMIEETGSCKGIENYSRHFDRRAAGEKPYCLLDYFPDDFLMVIDESHQSLPQVRGMYNGDHSRKLSLVEYGFRLPSAFDNRPLKFHEFEKYLRQVIFVSATPGDYERKHSAQIVEQIIRPTGLVDPTVEVRPIAGQTDDLQKEISAVIGRGDRALVTTLTKKLAEELTEYLAGQGIKTRYLHSEIQTLERTELIRQLRLGVFDVLVGINLLREGLDIPEIGFIGILDADKEGFLRDARSLIQIIGRAARNSDSHVVLYADKMTDSMREALAETARRREMQIAFNTEHGITPVTIKKPVREKEVDIKDIRHLPKSEIPNLIIELETEMNAAAAALDFERAIQLRDRVKELRSEDGGTGASNPVKKAAPRKK